From a region of the Neobacillus niacini genome:
- a CDS encoding sigma-70 family RNA polymerase sigma factor translates to MADNPNSEPIKHLNREEKLKWLMNAYGNDVIRIAYTYLKHKQMAEDVAQEVFIKCYEKMDSFRNESSYKTWLIRITVNQSKDVIKSWTFKNLYFTDIFKPKPTLSSSLQHSFSSVEENQLISKQVIELPVKLREVIILFYYQEFSIEEISDMLKLNSNTVRTRLHRGRQKLKAGYEGAWAISGK, encoded by the coding sequence ATGGCTGACAACCCAAACTCAGAACCCATAAAACATTTGAATCGTGAAGAGAAGCTGAAATGGTTAATGAACGCTTACGGTAATGATGTTATTAGAATTGCTTATACTTACTTGAAACACAAACAGATGGCAGAAGATGTAGCACAAGAGGTTTTTATAAAGTGTTACGAGAAAATGGATTCCTTTCGAAACGAATCATCTTATAAAACATGGCTGATAAGAATTACTGTGAACCAAAGTAAAGATGTCATAAAAAGTTGGACTTTTAAAAATTTGTATTTTACGGATATTTTTAAGCCTAAACCGACCTTATCTTCTTCTCTACAGCATTCATTTTCGAGTGTGGAGGAAAATCAATTGATTTCAAAACAAGTAATAGAGCTGCCGGTGAAATTAAGAGAGGTCATTATCTTGTTTTATTATCAGGAGTTTTCTATTGAGGAAATATCGGACATGCTTAAGCTCAATTCAAATACGGTTAGAACTAGATTACATCGGGGACGCCAAAAACTTAAAGCAGGTTATGAAGGAGCGTGGGCAATTAGTGGAAAATAG
- the ltrA gene encoding group II intron reverse transcriptase/maturase has translation MNLLEQILSNQNMNEAYLRVYKNKGASGVDGVTVEELKQYLRENKDELRQRIRTRKYQPQAALRVEIPKENGKMRKLGIPTVVDRVVQQAIHQALSPIFEKQFSEFSYGFRPKRSCEMAIIKSLEFLNDGHDWVVDIDLERFFDTVHHDKLMRIIANTIDDGDVISLIRKYLVSGVMVKGKYEETPVGTPQGGNLSPLLSNIMLNELDKELEKRGLRFVRYADDALIFVKSEAAANRVMKSIVRFIEGKLGLIVNVEKSKITRPKDLKFLGFGFYYDTKNKRYQVKPHLMSIQKFQRKLRKLTKRNWSVPPDFRILKLKQVILGWVNYFRISNMKKAMSEIDQKLRSRIRVIIWKQWKVPRKQIKSLIQLGIPEEEAKGLTFCRKGYRYIGLSKVVQRAISNKRLKQRGLPSASEHYLKVHTVI, from the coding sequence GTGAACCTTTTAGAACAGATTCTAAGTAATCAAAATATGAATGAAGCTTACCTGCGGGTCTATAAAAATAAAGGTGCAAGTGGCGTCGATGGAGTAACAGTCGAAGAACTAAAGCAATATCTGAGAGAGAACAAGGATGAGTTACGTCAGCGCATCAGAACAAGAAAATACCAACCACAGGCTGCCTTAAGAGTGGAAATCCCAAAAGAAAATGGCAAGATGCGCAAGTTGGGAATACCAACAGTAGTGGATAGAGTAGTTCAACAAGCTATTCATCAAGCTCTCAGTCCGATATTTGAAAAGCAATTCAGTGAATTCAGTTACGGCTTTAGACCAAAAAGAAGCTGTGAGATGGCTATTATAAAAAGCTTGGAATTTCTGAATGATGGACACGATTGGGTGGTAGACATTGACCTCGAAAGATTCTTCGATACAGTCCATCACGATAAACTCATGCGGATTATCGCTAACACAATAGATGATGGTGATGTCATCTCGCTAATCAGAAAATACTTAGTAAGTGGAGTCATGGTGAAAGGGAAATATGAAGAAACACCAGTCGGGACTCCGCAAGGAGGGAACCTTAGCCCATTATTGAGTAATATTATGTTAAATGAACTCGATAAGGAACTAGAGAAAAGAGGGCTAAGGTTCGTGAGATACGCTGATGACGCTCTCATCTTTGTGAAGAGTGAGGCAGCAGCAAACAGAGTGATGAAATCAATCGTGAGATTTATAGAAGGAAAACTAGGATTAATAGTTAATGTGGAGAAGAGCAAAATCACTCGCCCAAAAGATTTAAAATTCTTAGGATTCGGGTTTTATTACGATACTAAAAACAAGAGGTATCAAGTAAAACCCCATCTTATGTCAATACAGAAGTTTCAAAGGAAGCTTCGAAAATTAACAAAGCGAAACTGGAGTGTTCCGCCAGACTTCCGAATTTTAAAACTGAAACAAGTCATACTTGGGTGGGTTAATTACTTTAGAATCTCAAATATGAAAAAAGCAATGAGTGAGATAGATCAGAAGCTTCGCTCCAGAATTAGAGTCATCATTTGGAAGCAATGGAAGGTACCTAGAAAACAAATTAAATCGCTTATTCAATTAGGGATTCCGGAGGAAGAAGCGAAAGGATTAACCTTCTGTCGAAAAGGTTACCGGTACATTGGACTATCAAAAGTTGTCCAAAGAGCAATCTCAAACAAAAGACTAAAGCAGAGGGGACTTCCCTCTGCTTCAGAACATTATCTAAAAGTACACACTGTAATATAA
- a CDS encoding MFS transporter, with translation MMLQKDSVKVLDAQSARVQSYINSSEKQKSLYKRTLFIVSISQVLGGAGLAAGVTVGALLAQQMLGTEAYAGLPSALLTFGSAGAALLVGRLSQAFGRRIGLTAGFMLGGLGAIGVILAAIINSVFLLFTALLVYGAGSATNLQARYAGTDLANKKQRATAISIAMVFTTFGAVAGPNLVNVMGDFALSIGVPSLAGPFILGAAAYILAGTVLFIMLRPDPLVIARTIQAINQESSNKLATTEHTENKRGIIVGATIMVLTQMVMVAIMTMTPVHMMHHGHDLGAVGLVIGFHIGAMYLPSLVTGALIDKLGRTVMAIASGITLLLAGLIAAFAPGGSMVLMVIALSLLGLGWNIGLISGTALIVDSTKTSTRAKTQGSVDVLVALSGAAGGAMSGIIVASSSYLILSIAGGILSLLLIPVVIWSRGVRN, from the coding sequence ATAATGTTACAGAAAGATAGTGTAAAAGTGTTAGACGCTCAATCAGCTCGGGTACAAAGCTACATTAATTCCTCAGAAAAACAAAAATCGTTATACAAACGAACTTTATTCATTGTAAGTATTTCACAAGTTTTGGGTGGTGCAGGGTTAGCTGCGGGAGTGACTGTGGGTGCACTTCTTGCACAGCAAATGCTCGGTACAGAGGCTTATGCTGGACTTCCTTCGGCTTTACTTACTTTTGGGTCGGCTGGTGCTGCTTTATTGGTCGGGAGACTTTCGCAGGCGTTTGGACGGCGTATAGGTCTGACAGCTGGTTTTATGCTCGGTGGACTTGGAGCAATAGGTGTCATACTTGCAGCTATAATAAATAGTGTTTTCCTTTTATTTACTGCCTTGCTTGTTTATGGTGCAGGCTCAGCAACAAATTTACAAGCACGGTATGCAGGTACGGATTTAGCAAATAAAAAACAGCGGGCAACTGCTATTAGTATTGCAATGGTTTTTACGACATTTGGTGCAGTTGCAGGACCAAATTTAGTAAATGTAATGGGTGATTTCGCTCTTTCGATTGGTGTTCCATCGCTTGCTGGTCCTTTCATTTTAGGAGCAGCAGCCTATATCTTAGCAGGTACTGTCCTTTTCATCATGCTTCGCCCAGATCCATTAGTTATAGCAAGAACAATTCAAGCAATCAACCAAGAGTCTAGTAATAAATTGGCAACAACTGAACATACAGAAAACAAAAGAGGAATCATCGTTGGAGCAACGATAATGGTCCTTACTCAAATGGTAATGGTAGCTATTATGACAATGACACCAGTTCATATGATGCATCATGGACATGACTTGGGTGCAGTAGGTCTTGTTATTGGGTTTCATATAGGTGCCATGTATCTTCCTTCACTTGTTACAGGTGCCCTTATTGATAAGTTGGGGCGTACTGTAATGGCTATTGCTTCTGGAATTACGTTACTTCTGGCAGGTTTAATAGCAGCATTTGCACCAGGAGGTTCTATGGTTCTTATGGTAATTGCTCTTTCTTTACTTGGATTAGGATGGAATATTGGTTTGATAAGTGGGACAGCACTTATTGTTGATTCAACTAAAACTTCCACACGAGCGAAAACTCAAGGTTCAGTGGATGTGTTAGTTGCTTTGTCAGGAGCTGCTGGTGGAGCCATGTCTGGAATAATCGTGGCAAGTTCAAGCTACCTAATATTATCAATAGCTGGAGGGATTTTATCTTTATTGCTTATTCCAGTGGTGATATGGTCTCGTGGAGTTAGAAACTAG
- a CDS encoding VOC family protein gives MNFKSPQINLYVDNIEKSKGFYQKLGFTQTFVAEIDGKPVHYELILDGFKLGIATKKSTKEIHGLNPGKNMGCEIVVWTEDTDSAIQYLIANGATILSNPHNFLNDLRSGWVQDPDGNPIQIVCKRKK, from the coding sequence ATGAACTTTAAATCTCCACAAATTAATCTATATGTTGATAATATAGAGAAATCAAAAGGGTTTTATCAAAAACTGGGCTTTACACAAACCTTTGTAGCTGAAATAGATGGTAAGCCTGTACATTATGAACTAATATTGGATGGTTTCAAGTTAGGTATAGCCACTAAAAAGTCAACAAAAGAAATTCACGGTTTAAATCCTGGAAAAAATATGGGTTGTGAAATTGTAGTATGGACAGAAGATACCGATTCAGCCATTCAATATTTAATTGCAAATGGTGCTACTATATTATCTAATCCTCATAATTTTTTAAATGATTTAAGGTCGGGTTGGGTACAAGACCCTGATGGTAACCCAATACAAATCGTTTGTAAAAGAAAAAAATGA
- a CDS encoding GNAT family N-acetyltransferase: MIIIRAVKQVEYSFIEDFIYEIFKNTSYSDGEVEKSLVREIREKQYYIPQLDLVAEEEGEIVGHFILSELPISNKYQNEILMLSPVSVAIKKQRQGVGKFMLQEGIKLACESGYKGIIVEGDFRYYRRFGFRTSTEFGIYASKKNLPPSKENLMAMELCKDGLKNISGEVDYSIYHSLTH; the protein is encoded by the coding sequence ATGATAATAATTAGAGCTGTTAAACAAGTAGAATATAGCTTTATCGAAGATTTTATTTATGAAATATTCAAGAATACGAGCTATTCAGATGGTGAAGTTGAAAAATCTCTTGTAAGAGAGATACGGGAAAAACAATATTACATCCCACAATTAGATTTAGTTGCTGAGGAGGAAGGGGAGATTGTAGGACACTTTATACTTTCAGAACTTCCAATAAGTAATAAATATCAAAACGAAATATTAATGTTATCCCCCGTCTCTGTGGCAATTAAAAAGCAACGACAAGGTGTTGGCAAGTTTATGTTGCAGGAAGGTATTAAATTAGCTTGTGAAAGTGGATATAAGGGAATTATTGTTGAAGGAGATTTTCGATATTATCGACGCTTTGGATTTAGAACATCAACTGAGTTCGGTATATATGCGTCCAAAAAAAACTTACCGCCCTCCAAGGAGAATTTAATGGCAATGGAGTTGTGTAAAGATGGGTTGAAAAACATCTCCGGTGAAGTGGACTATTCAATTTATCATTCATTAACACATTGA
- a CDS encoding polysaccharide lyase 6 family protein — MDHSYFKGKKNIGATMVVWREQAGEQHHVIDHNHFAGRPILLDDSGQMISNEAETLRIGTSTYSLSDSYTTVENNLFENNDGEIEMVSVKSGKNVIRGNTFLNNAATVTLRHGNGTHIENNFFFANGKANAGAIRVIGEDHVIANNYISGIVGSNTTRGAIVLTNGIPNSALNKYFQVKNVLITHNTLVNNDNNIIVGDKKSGTNTLAPVDTIIANNVIQASGNVKLPLLKVIDDAAALTYEGNFMYGAELGIWPVAGIKQQNPQLALAEDGLYRAGEKSPIINALKNGPYSVMDDMDGQPRPQGNRDAGADEVSKAPIRIKPLHPSDVGPEWLNASE, encoded by the coding sequence GTGGACCATTCCTATTTCAAAGGTAAGAAAAATATTGGTGCAACGATGGTAGTTTGGAGAGAGCAGGCGGGCGAGCAGCACCATGTCATTGATCACAATCATTTTGCCGGCCGGCCCATCCTGCTCGACGATAGTGGACAAATGATTAGTAATGAAGCGGAAACGCTGAGAATCGGAACGAGTACCTATTCGCTCTCGGATTCTTATACAACGGTAGAGAACAACCTGTTCGAGAACAATGATGGAGAAATCGAAATGGTTTCGGTTAAATCAGGGAAGAATGTGATTCGCGGCAATACATTTTTGAATAATGCAGCGACCGTCACGCTTCGTCATGGCAATGGAACGCACATTGAAAACAACTTCTTTTTCGCCAATGGCAAGGCAAACGCAGGCGCGATCCGCGTTATAGGCGAAGACCATGTGATAGCCAACAATTATATCAGTGGCATTGTTGGCAGCAATACGACACGTGGGGCCATTGTTCTAACCAATGGCATACCTAACTCGGCTCTCAACAAATATTTTCAAGTCAAAAATGTTCTCATTACTCACAACACACTCGTGAACAATGATAACAACATCATCGTTGGCGATAAAAAAAGCGGTACGAATACGTTAGCGCCAGTAGACACGATTATAGCAAATAACGTTATACAGGCAAGCGGGAACGTTAAGCTTCCTCTTCTTAAGGTAATCGACGATGCAGCAGCTCTTACGTATGAAGGAAATTTCATGTATGGCGCCGAACTCGGGATCTGGCCGGTCGCAGGGATTAAGCAGCAAAATCCTCAACTGGCTTTGGCAGAAGACGGATTATACCGTGCGGGCGAAAAAAGTCCGATTATCAACGCATTGAAAAACGGGCCTTACTCCGTAATGGATGATATGGATGGCCAGCCCCGACCTCAAGGAAACAGGGATGCTGGAGCGGATGAGGTATCCAAAGCTCCTATAAGGATTAAGCCTTTACATCCGAGCGATGTCGGACCCGAATGGCTGAACGCATCTGAATAA
- a CDS encoding LolA family protein: MENSLENLKEKMDETILKDVYFDDKQYQKVLNSIKKSKFQRQVFPLKNKFNTVLSASVVSLMFLGITYFVGTQLNLFNGPEVKQANERKENMQESLEPSNEKTAYIPSKQEENYDEMTKEEILTKMINTVDYFETAIGEFKSFSGGDPGYTVIEYAISLKNQPGGYGKRTYMENGKNETFYEYYKDGTLWNLMEQTHTYSQMSYSEGSGSGTLKIEEAFSKDSEGINVTKYRERPPIGSANETLFPYEIASNYTRDLSKWEIEKQNEELLGHNTLVIKGTKNHRDFQTFRFWVDKDTGILVKYETYNSAGDVVDYLYPSKLEINVPIDSEQFKPNLDGYRIDDLSEKPSITTGNIDEQIPEELKAQWEEVKKNPNETAILHLNNKWYIHVKRGYLVNYIDEEKGILYFAKASAAKSLLNFHALVEGYNVETLKMVYE, encoded by the coding sequence GTGGAAAATAGTCTGGAAAATTTAAAAGAAAAAATGGATGAAACCATTTTGAAAGACGTGTATTTTGATGATAAGCAGTATCAAAAAGTCTTGAACTCAATTAAAAAATCCAAGTTTCAAAGGCAGGTTTTTCCGCTTAAAAATAAGTTTAATACTGTTCTTAGCGCTTCAGTGGTTTCTTTAATGTTTTTAGGGATCACCTATTTTGTAGGGACGCAGCTAAATTTATTTAATGGTCCTGAAGTGAAACAAGCTAATGAACGAAAGGAGAATATGCAAGAATCTCTAGAGCCTTCCAATGAGAAAACGGCATATATTCCATCCAAGCAAGAAGAAAACTATGATGAAATGACTAAAGAAGAAATCCTCACAAAAATGATAAACACGGTAGATTATTTTGAAACGGCTATAGGAGAATTCAAGTCCTTTTCTGGGGGTGACCCAGGTTATACAGTAATTGAATATGCGATTAGTTTGAAAAATCAACCAGGTGGATACGGAAAAAGAACGTATATGGAAAATGGTAAAAACGAGACATTTTATGAATACTATAAAGATGGAACGTTATGGAATTTAATGGAACAGACACACACTTACAGTCAAATGAGTTATTCAGAAGGAAGTGGTTCAGGCACATTAAAGATAGAAGAGGCATTTTCAAAAGATAGTGAAGGGATTAACGTTACAAAATATCGTGAGAGACCTCCAATTGGTTCGGCAAATGAAACATTATTTCCTTATGAGATAGCCTCAAACTATACACGAGATTTAAGTAAATGGGAAATAGAAAAGCAAAATGAGGAATTACTGGGTCATAACACGCTTGTAATCAAAGGGACTAAAAACCATAGGGATTTCCAAACATTCCGCTTTTGGGTAGATAAGGATACGGGGATATTGGTTAAGTATGAAACATATAATTCTGCTGGTGACGTTGTGGATTACTTATATCCGTCAAAACTTGAAATTAATGTTCCAATTGATAGTGAACAATTCAAACCCAATTTAGATGGTTATAGAATAGATGACCTATCTGAGAAACCTAGTATAACAACTGGTAATATCGATGAGCAAATCCCTGAAGAATTAAAGGCACAATGGGAAGAAGTAAAGAAGAATCCGAATGAAACAGCGATACTTCATTTGAATAATAAGTGGTATATTCATGTCAAAAGAGGATACCTTGTCAACTATATAGACGAAGAAAAAGGTATACTGTATTTTGCAAAAGCCTCCGCTGCTAAGTCACTGCTTAATTTCCATGCCCTTGTTGAGGGATATAACGTAGAAACTTTAAAAATGGTTTATGAGTAA
- a CDS encoding AraC family transcriptional regulator, with product MGWVESLQKAIDYMEEHLLDEITIEGIAKQANVSEFHFQRIFSVLTDITVGEYLRRRRLTLAAQDLSTTESKIIDVALKYGYDTPESFAKAFRRQHGITPSQARNYTGKLISYNRLAIQVNLKGAEPMNYKIVEKESFKVVGVKREFSCENGENLAGIPKMWDDVHVDGTNDLLFELNNGQLKGVLGVCVDKRAPGSPLMDYWIGTDHKGETPEGLLELEVPASKWGVFEVHGAMPDAMQNTWKQIISEWFPSSHYQHAGTPDLEVYSNGNPSSSDYYSEIWIPLK from the coding sequence ATGGGTTGGGTAGAATCATTACAGAAAGCAATTGACTATATGGAAGAGCATTTACTTGATGAGATTACAATCGAAGGTATAGCGAAACAAGCCAATGTATCGGAGTTTCACTTTCAACGTATTTTTTCAGTACTTACAGACATAACTGTAGGTGAATATCTTCGACGCAGACGTTTAACACTAGCAGCCCAAGACCTTTCTACAACTGAAAGCAAAATAATTGATGTCGCCCTAAAATATGGCTACGACACTCCTGAATCTTTTGCAAAAGCTTTCCGGAGGCAGCATGGAATCACACCAAGTCAGGCACGTAATTACACAGGAAAGCTGATATCTTATAACCGCCTGGCGATCCAGGTAAATTTGAAAGGGGCAGAACCTATGAACTACAAAATTGTGGAAAAAGAAAGTTTTAAAGTTGTCGGTGTAAAGCGCGAATTTTCCTGTGAAAATGGGGAGAACTTAGCTGGGATTCCTAAAATGTGGGATGATGTCCATGTTGATGGAACAAATGATTTATTATTTGAATTAAATAATGGTCAACTTAAAGGTGTCCTTGGGGTATGTGTCGATAAACGCGCACCTGGTTCCCCATTAATGGATTACTGGATCGGTACAGATCATAAGGGTGAAACACCTGAAGGTCTTTTGGAACTTGAGGTTCCCGCTTCCAAGTGGGGTGTATTTGAAGTACACGGAGCTATGCCGGATGCTATGCAGAATACTTGGAAACAAATCATCTCGGAATGGTTTCCATCCAGCCATTATCAGCATGCGGGAACCCCAGATTTAGAAGTCTACTCAAATGGAAATCCATCTAGTTCTGATTATTATTCTGAAATTTGGATTCCTCTGAAGTAA
- a CDS encoding putative protein N(5)-glutamine methyltransferase, whose translation MEKSIIDRLRSEGCIFAEAETQLLISQADSIEDLMKMVETRANGVPLEYVLGFTKFCGLRIEVERGVFVPRKRTEFLVQQAKALTHICDIVVDLCCGSGAVGAAIATDLNKIVLHAVDIDPIAVKCSSHNITNLGGLVYQGDLYNALPHTLRGRVNIIVANAPYVPTDAINLLPQEARLYEPKEALDGGRDGLDLQRKVAEEASQWLASGGHLLVETSRMQAAQTFEIFAEAGLITKIARDEEWDATVVIGKKLGEE comes from the coding sequence ATAGAAAAAAGTATTATCGACAGACTACGAAGCGAGGGCTGTATTTTTGCTGAGGCAGAAACCCAGTTACTTATCTCACAGGCTGACAGTATCGAGGATTTAATGAAAATGGTAGAAACACGAGCCAATGGGGTACCACTTGAATACGTACTTGGATTTACAAAGTTTTGTGGACTGCGGATAGAGGTAGAACGGGGAGTTTTTGTACCACGTAAACGTACAGAGTTTCTGGTTCAACAGGCAAAAGCGTTGACCCACATTTGTGATATTGTTGTTGATTTATGTTGTGGATCTGGTGCAGTCGGTGCTGCAATAGCAACCGATTTGAATAAGATTGTGTTACACGCCGTTGACATTGATCCAATCGCAGTAAAATGTTCTTCCCACAATATAACTAACCTTGGTGGTCTTGTTTATCAAGGAGACTTGTACAATGCGTTACCTCATACATTAAGAGGTCGTGTGAACATAATCGTTGCAAATGCACCTTATGTTCCTACTGATGCAATAAATCTACTTCCCCAGGAGGCACGCTTATATGAACCAAAAGAGGCACTGGATGGTGGCAGGGACGGATTAGACCTTCAGCGAAAGGTAGCCGAAGAGGCTTCACAATGGCTTGCTTCAGGAGGGCATCTATTAGTAGAAACAAGTAGAATGCAGGCTGCTCAAACCTTTGAAATTTTTGCTGAGGCTGGTTTAATTACCAAAATAGCAAGAGATGAAGAATGGGATGCAACAGTAGTTATTGGAAAAAAGTTAGGCGAAGAGTAA
- a CDS encoding FtsW/RodA/SpoVE family cell cycle protein produces the protein MANNKKQIFLDEVTNQIRSKEARAYVANELNYHLKEAKRIWMEKGLPEGEAEEKAVEQMGSPTKLGIQLNKLHRPKVDWWLILLLVVSMGLSFLPMFSLGYMKDTYYFIISKFLISLIGFAATIGVMLVDYRKWKKYGWLFYTIGMLLLFILAFFSNTMINGLKLIKFGPVTIESLMALPFFYLAWASFFNNGKLRVWQFLLLFLSPILLFLALPSISTIYLYSVMVFVMVWWSKFSKKVKWMISTGTLGTILLTALLVWPFIKPYQIARLLAFFNPEKYADTEGFIILRIQELMSKAGWFGVTGTREFIPEAHTNFVFVSFTYYFGWLFGVLLVVILLLFAARMIAIQPKIKDSYGKLLLIGGVALYGIQLVSNIGMTLGLFPMTTMSLPFISYGLMPTLLNAILIGSVLSVYRRKDMVWRC, from the coding sequence ATGGCAAATAATAAAAAACAGATATTCTTAGATGAGGTCACAAACCAAATCCGATCAAAGGAAGCCAGGGCATATGTAGCAAATGAATTGAATTATCATCTAAAGGAAGCAAAAAGGATCTGGATGGAGAAAGGATTACCAGAGGGTGAGGCGGAAGAAAAAGCTGTTGAGCAGATGGGAAGTCCGACTAAATTAGGAATCCAGTTGAACAAGCTGCACCGTCCTAAGGTGGATTGGTGGCTAATTCTTCTTTTAGTCGTGTCCATGGGTTTAAGCTTCCTGCCGATGTTCTCTCTCGGTTATATGAAAGACACTTACTACTTTATCATTTCTAAGTTTCTCATTTCCTTGATTGGATTCGCTGCAACAATAGGCGTCATGCTGGTAGATTACCGAAAGTGGAAAAAGTACGGCTGGCTTTTTTATACAATCGGAATGTTGCTTCTATTCATCTTGGCCTTTTTCTCGAATACTATGATAAATGGGCTGAAGCTAATAAAGTTTGGACCTGTTACGATTGAGAGTTTGATGGCTTTGCCGTTTTTCTATCTTGCTTGGGCTTCATTTTTTAATAATGGAAAATTAAGAGTTTGGCAATTTCTATTATTGTTTCTCAGCCCAATCCTGCTATTTCTTGCCTTACCGAGTATTTCAACTATCTACCTATATTCTGTGATGGTATTCGTGATGGTTTGGTGGAGCAAATTCAGTAAAAAGGTTAAATGGATGATTTCAACTGGTACACTTGGAACCATTTTGTTGACTGCCTTATTGGTTTGGCCATTTATTAAGCCTTATCAGATTGCAAGACTGCTGGCGTTTTTTAATCCAGAGAAGTATGCGGATACAGAAGGATTTATCATCCTTCGGATTCAGGAGCTCATGTCAAAAGCTGGATGGTTTGGTGTGACAGGTACAAGAGAGTTTATACCAGAAGCACATACAAATTTTGTTTTCGTAAGCTTTACCTATTACTTCGGCTGGCTTTTTGGAGTTTTACTTGTTGTGATTCTCCTGCTTTTTGCAGCTAGGATGATCGCTATCCAACCAAAGATTAAGGATTCATATGGAAAATTGCTTCTTATAGGCGGGGTGGCACTTTATGGTATCCAGCTAGTTAGTAATATTGGTATGACATTGGGGTTATTTCCGATGACTACGATGTCACTGCCGTTCATTAGTTACGGCTTAATGCCAACGTTACTTAATGCAATATTAATAGGATCAGTGTTAAGTGTTTACCGCCGTAAAGATATGGTATGGAGATGTTAA
- a CDS encoding PadR family transcriptional regulator, producing the protein MEDRLKNLKKVMDKRTFADLTFSEHHQKSIRKKINQQEESDEDILLAVMQLLVQEKTGHELTGLLRGRGILKFENNEGFLYTVLHRLEQSGCIETNWDDSGAKYYWLKDKGRKLLKKAEQKQTKRRLVFKELLEG; encoded by the coding sequence GTGGAGGATCGTTTAAAGAATTTAAAGAAGGTAATGGATAAGAGAACATTTGCTGACTTAACTTTTTCAGAGCACCATCAAAAGTCAATACGCAAAAAAATAAATCAACAGGAAGAAAGCGATGAGGATATCTTGCTTGCCGTTATGCAGCTTCTTGTTCAAGAAAAAACAGGTCATGAATTAACAGGGCTTCTTCGGGGACGGGGGATTCTGAAATTTGAAAACAATGAAGGTTTTTTGTATACAGTATTACATCGATTAGAGCAGTCTGGATGCATTGAAACCAACTGGGATGATTCAGGAGCTAAATATTATTGGTTAAAGGATAAAGGCAGGAAATTGTTGAAGAAGGCGGAACAAAAGCAAACAAAACGAAGATTAGTATTTAAGGAACTGTTAGAGGGGTGA
- a CDS encoding chondroitinase-B domain-containing protein, with the protein MKKLWKSLLSVCIVTAFSSIPFGASAEESLVKVSSVDEISAAMSKAQPGDTIVMRNGVWKDAAIVMEGVGKQNKPITLRAETPGQVVLSGASTLNIGGSYLVVDGLVFKDGGDIDDSGVIEFRVGDLEATHSRLTNVQMIDYNPPSNEKNTKWVGIIRKL; encoded by the coding sequence GTGAAAAAGTTATGGAAATCTTTATTGTCGGTTTGTATTGTAACCGCTTTCTCCTCAATCCCTTTCGGTGCATCGGCTGAGGAATCGTTAGTGAAGGTCTCTTCTGTGGACGAAATTTCTGCAGCGATGAGCAAAGCGCAACCCGGTGATACGATTGTGATGAGGAACGGAGTATGGAAGGATGCTGCCATTGTGATGGAAGGCGTAGGCAAGCAGAATAAACCCATCACTCTGCGAGCGGAAACACCGGGTCAGGTAGTGCTCAGCGGCGCCTCCACACTCAACATCGGAGGATCGTATCTTGTGGTGGACGGCTTGGTATTCAAAGATGGGGGAGATATCGATGATTCCGGTGTCATTGAGTTCAGGGTGGGAGATCTTGAAGCGACGCATTCCCGTCTTACTAACGTCCAAATGATTGATTATAACCCTCCGAGCAATGAAAAGAACACGAAGTGGGTTGGGATTATACGGAAGCTATAA